Proteins from a genomic interval of Polaribacter sp. Q13:
- a CDS encoding VF530 family DNA-binding protein — protein sequence MSTEQPNNPLHGIKLATMLEQLFKEYGWEELGDTLNINAFKNNPTYKSSLKFLRTTPWAREKVEQFYLKNMID from the coding sequence ATGAGCACAGAACAACCAAATAATCCGTTACACGGTATAAAATTAGCCACCATGTTAGAACAATTGTTTAAAGAATATGGTTGGGAAGAATTAGGTGATACCTTAAATATAAATGCCTTTAAAAACAATCCTACCTATAAATCGAGTTTAAAATTTTTAAGAACAACACCTTGGGCAAGAGAAAAAGTAGAGCAGTTTTATTTAAAAAATATGATTGATTAA
- a CDS encoding NAD-dependent deacylase, whose product MKNLVVLTGAGISAESGIQTFRDADGLWEGHNVMEVASPEGFAANPKLVLNFYNERRKQLLKVAPNKGHLNLVELEKDFNVEIITQNVDDLHERAGSKNVTHLHGELLKVRSSTDEKIVLDWKKDLNLGDLCPKKSQLRPHIVWFGEMVPMLDIAIEITKKADILVIIGTSMQVYPAAGLVDYVKSNTPIYFIDPKPAVSKGRFNNLTIIKEIASVGTEKLIELLKG is encoded by the coding sequence ATGAAGAATTTAGTTGTTTTAACTGGAGCAGGAATTTCTGCAGAAAGTGGCATACAAACATTTAGGGATGCCGATGGTTTATGGGAAGGTCATAATGTTATGGAAGTAGCATCTCCAGAAGGTTTTGCTGCAAATCCTAAATTGGTTTTAAACTTTTACAACGAGAGAAGAAAACAGTTGTTAAAGGTTGCGCCAAATAAAGGTCATTTAAATTTAGTTGAACTAGAAAAAGATTTTAATGTTGAAATTATTACTCAAAATGTAGATGATTTACACGAGCGTGCAGGCAGTAAAAACGTAACACATTTACATGGTGAACTTTTAAAAGTGAGAAGTTCTACTGACGAAAAGATTGTTTTAGACTGGAAAAAAGATTTAAACTTAGGTGATTTATGTCCTAAAAAAAGCCAATTAAGGCCTCATATTGTTTGGTTCGGAGAAATGGTACCGATGCTAGATATAGCCATAGAAATCACTAAAAAAGCAGATATTTTGGTAATTATTGGTACTTCTATGCAAGTATATCCGGCGGCGGGTTTAGTAGATTATGTAAAATCGAATACCCCAATTTATTTTATAGATCCAAAACCAGCAGTTTCTAAAGGTCGGTTTAATAATTTAACCATTATTAAGGAAATTGCTAGCGTAGGAACAGAAAAACTAATAGAATTATTGAAAGGTTAA
- a CDS encoding RNA methyltransferase, with the protein MIDEKLLNYFETYLTDKRKNLFKKVLEDRTRHFTVVLEDIFQPHNASAVVRTADIFGVQDVHAIENKYTNKVSRHVAKGSQKWITSKRYKKDGDNTKVCLDHLREQGYQIIATTPHNDSCLLQDFDVTKKSAFVFGVEAEGVSDYVKEQADGFLKIPMVGFTESLNISVAAAIILQDVTTKLRNSSVDWQLSKEEKDVLYFNWVRKTIKNVDKIERYYLEKLKTE; encoded by the coding sequence ATGATTGATGAAAAACTATTAAATTATTTTGAAACCTATTTAACGGATAAAAGGAAAAATCTTTTTAAGAAGGTTTTAGAAGATAGGACGCGTCATTTTACGGTAGTTTTAGAAGATATTTTTCAACCTCATAATGCAAGTGCGGTTGTTAGAACTGCAGATATTTTTGGAGTACAAGACGTACATGCAATAGAAAACAAATACACCAATAAAGTATCTAGACATGTAGCAAAAGGTTCTCAGAAATGGATTACTTCTAAACGATATAAAAAAGACGGAGACAATACTAAAGTTTGTTTAGATCATTTGCGTGAACAAGGCTATCAAATTATAGCAACAACACCACATAATGATTCTTGTTTACTACAAGATTTTGATGTTACTAAAAAATCTGCATTTGTGTTTGGAGTGGAGGCAGAGGGCGTTTCCGACTATGTAAAAGAACAAGCAGACGGATTTTTAAAAATACCAATGGTTGGTTTTACAGAAAGTTTAAATATTTCTGTTGCTGCAGCTATTATTTTACAAGACGTAACCACAAAATTGAGAAATTCTTCTGTTGATTGGCAATTATCTAAAGAAGAAAAGGACGTTTTGTATTTTAATTGGGTTCGAAAAACCATTAAAAATGTAGATAAAATTGAAAGATATTATTTAGAAAAATTAAAAACTGAATAA
- a CDS encoding DUF4258 domain-containing protein, giving the protein MLIKRIGYYLVGLSLGCVAVYFFWQKKQATFDYGMDARTLKSIRIKERLFSDDAKNAMHKFNIDTLKINTILYTGDVDFGKSKPRQKPCAEYYITGKKDLEKVSLLVKRCDSSATIEQVIVE; this is encoded by the coding sequence ATGCTCATTAAAAGAATAGGTTATTATTTAGTAGGTTTATCGTTAGGTTGTGTTGCTGTATATTTTTTCTGGCAAAAGAAACAAGCTACATTTGATTATGGAATGGATGCAAGAACATTAAAATCTATCAGAATTAAAGAGCGTTTATTTTCTGATGATGCTAAAAATGCCATGCATAAATTTAATATTGATACTTTAAAAATAAATACCATTTTATATACTGGTGATGTTGATTTTGGAAAAAGCAAACCAAGACAAAAACCCTGTGCAGAATATTATATCACAGGTAAAAAAGACTTAGAAAAAGTAAGTTTATTGGTAAAACGTTGCGACTCTTCTGCTACCATTGAGCAGGTTATTGTGGAGTAA